The region GGGTCAACGCCGGGCAGCCGCTCTGCCTGATCGGCCAGTCCGGCACCGGCAAGTCGCATCTGCTGATCGGCATCGGCACCGCGATCGCCGAATCCGGGCTGAAAGTCCGCTACACCACGACAGCGAACCTGGTCAACGAGCTCGCCGAGGCCGCCGACGACCGGCAGCTGACCCGCGTGCTCAACCGCTACAGCAAGGTCGACCTGCTCTGCTTGGACGAATTCGGCTACCTCGACCTGGACAAGGCCGGCGCGAAGCTGCTGTTCCAGGTCTTCACCGACCGAGAGGAACGCAGCGCGATCGCCATCGCCTCCAACGCCCCGTTCTCCGAATGGGACCAGACCTTCACCGACAAACGGCTCTGCTCCGCGATCGTCGATCGGCTCACCTTCAACGGCAACATCATCGAGACCGGCGCCGAGTCCTACCGGCTGCGCGCCACCCAGCAACGCCCGCGCGGCTGACCCGCTGATGCCGCAACTCTGGATCGGCGACGAACCACCCGACGACCTGTCCGTCGCTGACCCGGCCGAGGGGCCGAGCCGGTCGCACCTGCTCGAGCTCCTCGGCGTCTGCGCGGACTTCCTCGGCACCGCCAGCCCCGCGGTGCACCACGAGCTGCGCGTGTTCCTCATCGCCCGCGGAGATCACGCCATCGCCGGGCTGCCCGCGTTCCTCGACCAGCTGGCCCTCACCGCCGCCGCTCAGCCAAGGCCCTAAACGAAAAAGGGCCGACTGCTCACGGATCCAGCCTTGTCGGAGGCGGAGCCATGAACACCCGGCGAGCAGAACGCTAGCTCTCCACCCCGTTCACCGGAGCGCACACCACTCGGCACCCGCGAAGTTTCACCCATCCAGGGGCGGGGCCAAAACTCGCCGGACACCGTCAGCCCCCGGCGGCCCAGCCCGCCGGACACACCCGGCACCGGAGCCTGAACAACCCGGACCAACGGGTCCAGAAAACACCGGCAAAAACATCGGTTCGGGATTTCGGGGCTGTGTCGGTGGACACGGTCCGTTTGAGGTCGGCGTTGAGGATTTCGTCCGGGTTGAGTTCGGGGCTGTATCCGGGCAGGAAGTGCATCTCAATCGCCTCGGCGTGCTTGTCGATCCTCTGCCGGACGGTCTTGCGGCGGTGGAGGGGGTAACCGTCGACGATCGCGCGCCCCTCATGTTCGACGTGATCATTGCCGGGTGCGGGCCGACTCGCGCGATGCTGGCCGCCGAACTGCGGTTCCCCGCCTCATGGCCGATCGATATCGGACGCCGGGGTACCGACATCGATCGGCACCCCACCGACCGGGCGAGCCCTGCGCCTGCGTCCGCCGGACACGTTGCGGCGCGGATCTCGGGCCACCGTAGGCAAGCCGGGGCAGCCGATCGGCGCATGCGGAGCAGGCGACCGGATTTCCCTTGATTGCGTAGTCAGAGTGGTTGATTAGGAGGTAGTGATGCAGTCGCAGAGCACTGCACCTGCGAGCGACCGGCCGCAGAACGGTGCGCACGGGTACGAGCGGCCGACAATCGTCGCGACGTTCGCCAAGAGCGACCTTGCCGACGAGTTGCCCGAGGACCTGACACCGCACGTGCACGCGACGCAGAACAGCTGACAGGCAGCGGTTTCGAGTGTGAGCAGTGATCACAGCTCGGACAGGAGGGCGCAGCCAGTCAGCGCGGCATCGGCCTCCGAATCCTGTGCTGGTCGACTGGAGTACTGAGCCCTGGTGTCCCGTTCGTGCGCTCGCGGGCTCGGCAAGGACGGAGCGAGTTGTGGTTGCGGTTCCTCGGCGTCCAGACTGGTCAGGATCTCGGTCACGAGACGCTGGGCCTCGCTGAGTTGATCACGGACCGCGTCCCGGACCCGACGCAGCCGGTCCACCTCGTCGCGCAGTGCTCCGATGTGGCCTTCGAACTCGGTGTCGGCGTTGGTGCGACGCTGCGTGAGTTCGGCTTCCAGCTCGGCTCGGCGCGCGGACATCGCCAGGTCGAAATCGGTCTGCGCCTGCTCGCGCAGTTGGGCGGCACGCTGGTCGAGCATGTCGCGACGCTGGTGGGCCTCGCGTGTCATGCGGTCGATGTCGGCGCGTGCCCGCGTGATCAGGTCGGTGTGCTCGGCTTCCAGCTCGCGACGCCGCTGGTCGAGTTCGGTGAGTAACTCGCGGTGGCGTTCGGTCAGCCGCGCGGCGGTGTGTTCGGCGTGGCGCCAGGTTCGGTCGGCGGCGGCCTGGGCTCGTCGGGTGATGTCGTCGGCTTCGGCCGTGGCTAGCTCGACCATGCGTCGTAGCCGCTGCGAGAGCGCGGCGGGGTCGATCGGGGTCCGGCAGAGCCGATCGTTGGTGGCCTGCAACTCGCGGATCATCGCGCGTGCCGCGTCGAGCTGTCGGGCCAGGTCCTCGGCCTGGCTGAGCGCGGCATCGCGGTCAGCGACCAGCAGTTGGGTGTCGCGTTCGGTAACGTCGACATAGTGCCGCACCTGATCGCGGTCATAACCGCGCAGCACGGTATCGAAATCGACTGTCAACGGGACGAGATCGCGCGCGGTGGTGGATGCGGTGTCGTGCATGGCGTTCCCGTGGTGTGCGTCTGCGTGTGTGGCGGGTTGGCGGCCGGTCAGTCGTGCCCGGCCGGATGGCGGTTGTGGACGGTGGTGCGGCGGCGCTGGTCGGCGTCGGCGGTCACGGTGGTGATCCGGTCGGCCAGCGCGGGATGCTCGTCGGCTAGGTGCGCGCGCAGGTCGGTCAGCGGGCCGAGCAAGCTGGCGGGGTCATTGCCGGCCAGTTCGGCGTGGACCCGCTCCGCTTCGCGTTGCCCGGCCGCGCTGAGCCCGCCCACGGCGCTGACCTGGCCGGCGAGCTGGCGTAGCTCGGCGGAGTTTTGCCGGGCCCAGGCGGTTACCGCGCGGTCACCGGCGCGGCGGTCTCGGGTGGCCTGCACCCGGGCTTCCATGGTCGTCTCGGGGCC is a window of Saccharopolyspora phatthalungensis DNA encoding:
- a CDS encoding HSP18 transcriptional regulator, yielding MSQDSPSEALRHLTALLERIRTRQDTDVGTDDDGVGRVLDGLTLLRELRTELAGWEPELIAAARRAGASWAQLAPALGVASRQAAERRYLRLQSTGGPETTMEARVQATRDRRAGDRAVTAWARQNSAELRQLAGQVSAVGGLSAAGQREAERVHAELAGNDPASLLGPLTDLRAHLADEHPALADRITTVTADADQRRRTTVHNRHPAGHD
- a CDS encoding cellulose-binding protein, which produces MHDTASTTARDLVPLTVDFDTVLRGYDRDQVRHYVDVTERDTQLLVADRDAALSQAEDLARQLDAARAMIRELQATNDRLCRTPIDPAALSQRLRRMVELATAEADDITRRAQAAADRTWRHAEHTAARLTERHRELLTELDQRRRELEAEHTDLITRARADIDRMTREAHQRRDMLDQRAAQLREQAQTDFDLAMSARRAELEAELTQRRTNADTEFEGHIGALRDEVDRLRRVRDAVRDQLSEAQRLVTEILTSLDAEEPQPQLAPSLPSPRAHERDTRAQYSSRPAQDSEADAALTGCALLSEL
- the istB gene encoding IS21-like element helper ATPase IstB, with protein sequence MTATLPAPTTSATAATVPAVAPGVDSMDALIDQACRTLRLPTIGSRFEELAAAALREQASYKAFLLTLLDAECEHRDERRKIRRVREANFPRSKRLDDFDFAANPNVVPEVINTLTTPGWVNAGQPLCLIGQSGTGKSHLLIGIGTAIAESGLKVRYTTTANLVNELAEAADDRQLTRVLNRYSKVDLLCLDEFGYLDLDKAGAKLLFQVFTDREERSAIAIASNAPFSEWDQTFTDKRLCSAIVDRLTFNGNIIETGAESYRLRATQQRPRG